In one window of Maribacter sp. BPC-D8 DNA:
- a CDS encoding ABC-F family ATP-binding cassette domain-containing protein, with protein MLSVSNLSVQFGKRVLFDEVNVAFTQGNCYGIIGANGAGKSTFLKILAGQMDPTSGHVHLEPGKRMSILEQNHNSADDFTVLEAVVMGNKPLYEIKKEIDALYADYDDKNADRIGELQVKFEEMNGWNADSNAAALLSNLGISAELHPTLMSVLDSKLKVRVLLAQALFGNPDVLIMDEPTNDLDYETISWLENFLADYENTVIVVSHDRHFLDTVCTDIGDIDFGKLNLYSGNYTFWYESSQLAARQRAQQNKKAEEKAKELQEFIARFSANVAKSKQATSRKKMLSKLKIDDIKPSSRRYPAIIFDREREAGDQILNVEGLSASTDEGEPLFSNVNINLAKGDKIAIISRDSRATSAFYDIINGNKKADKGTFQWGITTTQSYLPADNSGFFTGNINLVDWLRQYAKTEEEREEVYIRGFLGKMLFSGEEALKKCTVLSGGEKVRCMLSRMMLMRANVLMLDEPTNHLDLESITAFNNSLKNFKGTVMLTTHDHEFAQTVANRIIELTPKGNIDRYSTFDDYMSDKTLKDQRNKMYAN; from the coding sequence ATGTTATCTGTTTCTAATCTTTCTGTTCAATTTGGTAAACGAGTGTTGTTCGATGAAGTAAACGTTGCTTTTACACAAGGTAATTGCTACGGTATTATTGGCGCCAATGGTGCTGGTAAATCTACTTTTTTGAAAATTCTTGCTGGGCAAATGGATCCAACTTCTGGTCATGTTCATTTAGAGCCAGGTAAAAGAATGTCAATATTAGAACAGAATCATAACTCGGCTGATGACTTTACGGTATTAGAAGCGGTGGTTATGGGAAACAAACCACTTTATGAAATCAAAAAAGAAATCGATGCCCTTTATGCAGATTACGATGATAAAAATGCTGATAGAATAGGGGAGTTGCAGGTGAAGTTTGAAGAAATGAACGGTTGGAACGCAGATAGCAACGCAGCGGCATTACTTTCGAATTTAGGTATTAGTGCAGAATTGCATCCTACTTTAATGTCAGTTCTTGATTCTAAATTAAAAGTACGTGTACTTTTGGCTCAAGCATTATTCGGTAATCCTGATGTATTGATTATGGATGAGCCTACCAACGACCTGGATTATGAAACAATCAGTTGGTTAGAGAACTTCTTGGCAGATTATGAAAATACGGTAATTGTAGTAAGTCATGACCGTCACTTCTTAGATACGGTGTGTACTGATATAGGTGATATTGATTTCGGAAAATTGAATTTATATTCTGGTAACTATACATTTTGGTATGAGAGTAGTCAGTTAGCGGCTCGTCAACGTGCACAACAAAATAAGAAGGCAGAAGAAAAAGCAAAAGAATTACAAGAATTTATTGCTCGTTTTAGTGCAAACGTTGCAAAAAGTAAGCAAGCTACTTCTCGTAAGAAAATGCTTTCTAAATTAAAGATTGATGATATTAAGCCATCTAGCCGTAGGTATCCTGCAATTATTTTTGACAGAGAGCGTGAGGCAGGTGATCAGATTTTAAACGTTGAAGGACTTTCTGCTTCAACCGATGAAGGTGAGCCATTGTTCAGCAATGTAAACATCAACTTGGCAAAAGGAGATAAAATTGCTATAATATCAAGAGATTCAAGAGCTACTTCAGCATTCTATGATATCATAAATGGTAATAAAAAAGCAGATAAAGGTACTTTTCAGTGGGGTATTACTACTACACAATCTTATTTACCTGCAGATAATTCAGGTTTCTTTACCGGTAACATCAATTTGGTAGATTGGCTACGTCAATATGCTAAAACAGAAGAAGAGCGCGAAGAAGTTTACATTCGTGGTTTCTTGGGTAAAATGTTATTTAGTGGAGAAGAAGCGCTTAAAAAATGTACTGTTCTTTCTGGAGGAGAAAAAGTACGTTGTATGTTAAGTAGAATGATGTTAATGCGCGCTAATGTATTAATGTTAGATGAGCCAACAAACCACTTGGATCTAGAAAGTATTACGGCATTTAATAATTCACTCAAGAATTTTAAGGGTACTGTAATGCTAACCACACATGATCATGAGTTTGCGCAAACTGTTGCAAATAGAATCATAGAATTAACTCCAAAAGGCAACATTGATAGGTATTCAACGTTTGATGATTATATGTCTGATAAGACATTGAAAGATCAGCGTAACAAAATGTACGCTAATTAA
- the pheT gene encoding phenylalanine--tRNA ligase subunit beta produces MKISYNWLKQFIQIDWESQKTGELLTDLGLEVEGVEKFESVKGGLKGIVVGHVLSCEKHTNADKLNVTMVDIGLEAPVQIVCGAKNVAAGQKVPVATIGTTLYTAEGEAWTIKKGKIRGEESFGMICAEDELGLGSSHDGIMVLDKNLKVGTPCSEVFDIEEDEVFEIGLTPNRADAMSHFGVARDLKAGLKQKEITKELITPSTSHFNINDRSLKIDVDVLKTELAPRYCGVTLSNLIVQPSPTWLQNRLKSIGLTPKNNVVDATNYVLHELGQPLHAFDANKIKGNKILVQTLPKGTKFTTLDGVERTLHEDDLMICDAEKPLCLAGVFGGLGSGVTEETTSIFLESAYFNPVSIRKSAKRHGLNTDASFRFERGIDIENVEYSLKRAALLIKEIAGGEITSDVYDLYPKKHPNFEVFLAFEKINKLIGQEIPQDTIKSILASLDIKVKNVTEAGMGLEVPSYRVDVQRQVDVIEEILRVYGYNNVAFSQKLNASIATTEATADHTIQNTIGNALVAKGYYEILTNSLTNPDYTSLLEDEDEERRSIEIINPLSGDLSVLRRTSLFSALETASYNINRRRGNLKLFEFGKTYYAKGDKRIEPKYLSILLTGDSVQDSWTTKAVPTNFFELKSIVKSVLLRLGLSDLKSEPTTSTIFSEGLIFTNKKKELVSFGLIKKSILKHFDIKQDILYADFDWGAVLKQITTSPVTFKEIPKHPEVKRDFALLLDNKATYRELHDLAFGTERKYLKDMTLFDVYEGENLPEGKKSYAVSFTLQDDKSTLTEKQIEKIMSKLQSTYERNLGATLR; encoded by the coding sequence ATGAAAATATCATATAACTGGCTTAAACAGTTCATACAAATAGATTGGGAATCACAAAAAACCGGAGAACTTTTAACCGATTTAGGTTTAGAGGTCGAAGGTGTTGAGAAATTTGAATCTGTTAAAGGCGGATTAAAAGGTATTGTTGTAGGTCACGTATTAAGTTGCGAGAAGCATACAAATGCCGATAAGTTAAATGTCACTATGGTTGATATTGGCTTAGAAGCACCTGTACAAATTGTTTGTGGAGCTAAAAACGTAGCTGCCGGACAAAAAGTACCTGTAGCTACAATTGGCACAACATTATACACCGCTGAAGGTGAAGCTTGGACCATTAAGAAAGGGAAGATTAGAGGAGAAGAAAGCTTTGGGATGATTTGTGCCGAAGACGAATTAGGTCTTGGTAGCAGTCACGATGGCATAATGGTACTTGATAAAAATCTAAAAGTCGGAACTCCTTGTTCTGAAGTTTTTGACATTGAAGAGGATGAAGTTTTTGAAATTGGCTTAACACCAAACCGTGCTGATGCCATGAGTCATTTTGGTGTAGCAAGAGATTTAAAAGCAGGACTTAAACAAAAGGAAATCACTAAAGAACTGATTACCCCTTCTACAAGTCATTTCAATATTAACGACCGATCTCTTAAAATCGATGTTGATGTATTAAAAACGGAACTGGCTCCACGTTACTGTGGTGTTACATTAAGCAATTTAATTGTTCAGCCCTCGCCTACCTGGCTTCAAAATAGACTTAAGTCTATAGGTCTTACACCGAAGAACAATGTTGTAGATGCTACTAATTATGTGCTACACGAACTTGGGCAGCCGTTACACGCTTTCGATGCCAATAAGATAAAAGGTAATAAAATTTTGGTTCAGACTTTACCGAAAGGCACCAAATTCACTACCCTAGACGGAGTTGAGAGAACTTTACATGAAGATGACTTAATGATTTGTGATGCCGAAAAACCTTTGTGTTTAGCCGGTGTATTTGGCGGATTAGGTTCAGGAGTTACAGAAGAAACTACATCTATATTTTTAGAGAGTGCATACTTTAATCCGGTTTCAATTAGAAAATCAGCCAAAAGGCATGGCTTAAATACTGATGCTTCATTTAGATTTGAACGTGGTATCGATATTGAAAATGTAGAATACAGTTTAAAACGTGCTGCATTATTAATAAAGGAAATTGCTGGCGGAGAAATTACCTCTGACGTTTATGACCTCTACCCTAAAAAGCATCCTAATTTTGAAGTTTTTCTAGCGTTTGAAAAAATCAACAAGCTTATAGGTCAAGAAATTCCGCAAGACACTATTAAATCTATATTGGCATCTCTTGACATTAAAGTTAAGAATGTTACCGAAGCTGGGATGGGTCTTGAAGTACCATCTTACCGTGTTGATGTACAACGCCAAGTAGATGTTATAGAAGAAATATTAAGAGTTTATGGTTATAACAATGTTGCTTTTAGCCAAAAGTTGAATGCATCAATTGCTACTACAGAAGCAACTGCAGACCATACCATTCAAAACACCATTGGTAATGCATTGGTCGCAAAAGGTTACTATGAGATTTTAACCAATAGCTTAACGAATCCTGATTACACATCATTATTAGAAGATGAGGATGAAGAACGCAGGTCTATTGAAATTATTAACCCATTAAGTGGTGATCTTTCTGTTTTGCGTAGAACTTCGTTGTTCTCTGCTTTAGAAACTGCTAGTTATAATATTAACCGAAGAAGAGGTAATCTAAAATTGTTTGAATTTGGCAAAACATATTACGCCAAAGGTGATAAACGAATTGAACCAAAATACCTGAGTATTCTATTAACAGGAGACTCTGTTCAAGATAGCTGGACAACAAAAGCTGTACCTACCAACTTTTTTGAATTAAAGTCTATTGTTAAGTCGGTATTATTAAGACTTGGTTTGTCTGATTTAAAAAGTGAACCTACCACTTCTACAATATTCTCAGAAGGCTTAATATTTACAAACAAGAAAAAAGAATTGGTTTCTTTCGGGTTGATTAAAAAATCGATTCTAAAGCATTTTGATATAAAACAAGATATATTATATGCTGATTTTGATTGGGGAGCTGTTTTAAAACAAATTACGACATCACCTGTCACTTTTAAAGAAATACCTAAGCACCCAGAAGTAAAAAGAGATTTTGCGTTACTGTTAGATAATAAAGCTACTTACCGCGAATTACATGACCTTGCATTTGGTACAGAGCGTAAATATTTAAAAGACATGACTCTTTTTGATGTGTATGAAGGTGAAAATTTACCAGAAGGCAAGAAATCGTATGCAGTGAGCTTTACTTTGCAAGATGATAAAAGCACATTGACCGAAAAGCAAATAGAAAAGATAATGTCTAAATTACAAAGTACTTACGAACGTAATTTAGGAGCAACATTGCGTTAA
- a CDS encoding glutaminyl-peptide cyclotransferase produces the protein MKIANFFCIVLITSLFTACGSGNQKPSSLFEISLEKNVNQVHLNQEIGVSIKNKKEKQIESVEYSIDGTKIPVNNDKIKIDLPTLGNKILTAKITFDGETVDINKNLKVLSDKAPEIYTYTIINEYPHDTKAYTQGLEFHNDTLYESTGKKGQSFLRKLDFKTGEVFEQIDLDETYFGEGITILNNKIYQLTWQSGLGFIYDLNSFKKLDNFQYGKSREGWGLTNDGSKIFKSDGTEKIWFVNPDTMTEEGYIETVTNSSIFNSANELEYVDGKIYANVYQKPSVMIIDSKTGAIEGVINFSGLSEIITKTENWDKTNYVLNGIAYHPERKTFFVTGKFWDKMFEVQIEKK, from the coding sequence ATGAAAATTGCAAACTTTTTCTGTATCGTACTTATTACCAGCTTATTTACCGCTTGCGGCAGTGGCAATCAAAAACCATCATCTCTATTCGAAATTAGCTTAGAGAAAAATGTAAATCAAGTTCATCTGAACCAAGAAATCGGTGTTAGTATTAAAAATAAAAAGGAAAAACAGATAGAAAGCGTTGAATATAGCATTGATGGCACCAAAATTCCGGTCAATAATGATAAAATAAAAATTGATTTACCCACATTAGGAAACAAAATTCTAACGGCAAAAATTACTTTTGATGGTGAAACCGTCGATATCAATAAAAATCTGAAAGTACTTTCTGATAAAGCTCCTGAAATTTATACTTATACCATCATCAATGAATACCCACACGATACTAAAGCGTATACACAAGGCTTAGAATTTCATAATGATACCCTATATGAGTCTACAGGAAAAAAGGGACAGTCGTTCTTAAGAAAATTAGATTTTAAAACTGGAGAAGTTTTTGAACAAATAGATTTAGACGAAACTTATTTCGGAGAAGGCATAACCATATTAAACAATAAAATCTATCAGCTTACATGGCAAAGCGGTCTAGGTTTTATATATGATTTAAACTCTTTCAAAAAATTAGACAATTTTCAATACGGAAAAAGTCGTGAAGGCTGGGGATTAACAAACGACGGCTCTAAAATTTTTAAAAGTGATGGCACAGAAAAAATATGGTTTGTGAATCCAGATACGATGACGGAGGAAGGCTATATAGAAACAGTAACCAATTCATCAATATTTAATTCAGCCAACGAATTAGAATATGTAGACGGAAAAATTTACGCCAACGTTTATCAAAAACCAAGTGTTATGATTATTGATAGTAAAACAGGCGCTATAGAAGGTGTTATCAATTTTAGCGGTTTAAGTGAAATCATTACCAAAACTGAAAATTGGGATAAAACAAATTACGTGCTAAACGGTATAGCGTATCACCCAGAACGCAAGACCTTTTTTGTTACCGGTAAGTTCTGGGACAAAATGTTTGAAGTGCAAATAGAGAAAAAGTAA
- a CDS encoding transaldolase, with the protein MIRILLSASIALLMGCSSTKKDSETVLFAGEIVNPTSDQVVLLKGGIKVDSAKIDDKNRFEFKLSSIENGLYHFNLAPEHQYVYLEKGDSLMVRLNTIYFDESLVFSGTNEETNNFLLELFLATEEEDSAMYSEYYELEPIDFADKIRSLRQDKVAILNELNSENQISEEAIKLLTGSIDYTYNRYKEIYPFQHKRKTAEENLHDLPKDFYSYRNQIDYGDHTLTYLRPYYDFMKAHFGNLSYMSCKNECQNAHEDESKQLHYKKHKLHLIDSLVIEKELRDNLFRNVAFDYLLKKKDAPENTEIFLTEFKKVSKNNMHLEEIENLYQGIANLQPTKVIPDLKVMTFNNQSKTLTEIAANKKVLFYFWSGTNKKQYLDIFKRVSILKEKKPDHELIGINIKTDYDQWKTIIATLGVDSSSQYHSNDFKELTEKLVLYPMNKAIITENAVIVDGFSNIYKN; encoded by the coding sequence ATGATAAGAATTTTACTCTCTGCATCCATAGCCTTATTAATGGGTTGTTCCTCCACAAAAAAAGATTCTGAAACAGTATTGTTTGCTGGTGAAATAGTGAATCCTACGAGTGACCAAGTGGTATTATTAAAAGGCGGTATAAAGGTCGATTCTGCAAAGATTGATGACAAAAACCGATTTGAGTTTAAACTTTCTTCTATTGAAAACGGTTTATATCACTTTAATTTAGCTCCAGAACATCAATATGTATACTTAGAAAAAGGCGATAGTCTTATGGTTAGACTAAATACCATCTATTTTGATGAGTCTTTAGTTTTCTCTGGTACTAATGAAGAAACCAATAATTTTCTACTGGAGTTATTTCTAGCAACAGAAGAAGAAGACTCGGCAATGTATTCTGAGTATTACGAATTAGAACCAATAGACTTCGCAGATAAGATACGTTCTTTAAGACAAGACAAAGTTGCTATATTAAACGAGTTAAATTCAGAAAATCAAATTTCTGAAGAAGCAATTAAGTTATTAACTGGTAGTATAGATTACACGTATAATAGATATAAAGAAATTTACCCCTTTCAACATAAAAGAAAAACTGCTGAGGAAAATCTTCATGATTTACCTAAGGACTTTTACTCGTATAGAAATCAAATAGATTACGGGGATCATACATTGACCTATCTTAGACCTTACTACGATTTCATGAAGGCTCATTTTGGAAACTTATCATATATGAGTTGTAAAAATGAATGCCAGAACGCTCATGAAGACGAAAGCAAGCAATTACATTACAAGAAACATAAATTACACCTAATTGACAGTCTTGTTATTGAAAAAGAATTGAGAGATAATCTTTTTAGAAATGTAGCATTTGACTATTTATTAAAGAAAAAAGATGCACCTGAAAACACAGAAATATTCTTAACTGAATTCAAGAAAGTTTCTAAAAACAATATGCATTTAGAAGAAATTGAAAACCTTTATCAAGGTATTGCAAATCTTCAACCTACAAAGGTTATTCCCGATTTAAAGGTGATGACCTTCAACAATCAAAGCAAAACATTAACTGAAATTGCAGCAAACAAAAAAGTTTTATTTTATTTCTGGTCTGGCACTAACAAAAAGCAATACTTAGATATATTTAAACGAGTTTCTATCCTTAAAGAAAAGAAACCTGACCATGAGCTTATCGGTATTAATATTAAAACCGATTATGACCAATGGAAAACTATTATAGCTACGCTTGGTGTAGATTCTTCATCACAATATCATAGCAATGATTTTAAAGAGCTTACCGAGAAATTAGTACTCTACCCTATGAATAAAGCTATTATAACTGAAAATGCAGTAATAGTTGATGGCTTTTCTAATATCTACAAGAACTAG
- a CDS encoding LytR/AlgR family response regulator transcription factor — MNYTYTIIDSDAVSNLQLHAFLDAYGDFECINTTNTPSDGLNDILKYAPDIVFINLNNDYSSVFLMVTEIHQYMNQLPILIGIASTKNYAYDAIKNGFFDYWLQPYNEFDIRKSLLKLQKRMPKEKAPATICLKSYNDFQYLNTNDILYLKADNNTTEFFMKDGTIINAYKTLKTFENTLPDNFMRVHQSYIVNTSYVSRINFGKSICAIKAVNENIPFSKTYRENMNNLKNILSKNTFSSLN; from the coding sequence TTGAATTATACTTACACCATAATCGACTCTGATGCTGTTTCAAATTTGCAGTTGCATGCATTTTTGGATGCATATGGTGACTTTGAATGTATAAACACTACCAACACCCCTTCAGACGGATTAAATGATATTTTAAAGTACGCTCCAGATATTGTTTTTATCAATCTTAACAATGACTATTCATCTGTATTTTTAATGGTTACTGAAATTCACCAATATATGAATCAGCTACCTATTTTAATTGGTATTGCATCTACAAAGAATTACGCGTACGATGCCATTAAAAATGGATTCTTCGATTACTGGCTACAACCATATAATGAATTCGATATTCGCAAATCATTATTGAAACTGCAAAAAAGAATGCCAAAAGAGAAGGCGCCCGCTACTATATGCCTAAAATCTTACAACGATTTTCAATACCTAAATACAAACGATATCCTCTACTTAAAGGCAGATAACAATACTACCGAATTTTTCATGAAAGACGGTACAATTATCAACGCCTATAAAACGTTAAAGACTTTTGAAAATACTTTGCCCGATAATTTTATGCGTGTTCACCAAAGTTATATTGTAAACACGAGTTATGTATCTCGTATCAACTTCGGAAAATCTATCTGCGCAATTAAAGCGGTAAACGAGAATATTCCTTTTTCAAAGACATACAGAGAGAATATGAATAACCTTAAGAATATTCTGTCTAAAAACACCTTTTCTTCTTTAAATTAA
- a CDS encoding SDR family oxidoreductase: protein MKTKVVLITGGSSGIGKAIGIHLKEKGYNVYGTTRSKSKYPSFSHFPLLEMDVRDEETIKSCISSLLKLETRIDVLINNAGVGITGPMEETPHEEVLKAFATNFNGPLNVMNNVLPVMREQKDGLIVNITSIAGYMGLPFRGIYSASKGALEIVTESYRMETKAFGVKLTTLAPGDFATNIASGRYHTPVYENSAYRNAYKNTLEAIDADVDSGGNPADVAKKIAKIIETKNPKPHYKVGSFIQKFSLTLKNLLPGLWFEKLLEGHSS from the coding sequence ATGAAAACAAAAGTAGTACTAATTACAGGTGGATCTTCAGGTATTGGCAAAGCAATAGGCATTCATTTAAAGGAAAAAGGGTATAATGTTTACGGTACAACACGTAGCAAAAGTAAATATCCTTCATTTTCACATTTTCCACTTTTAGAGATGGATGTTAGAGATGAAGAAACCATAAAAAGTTGTATTTCATCATTACTTAAACTTGAAACTAGAATTGATGTGTTAATTAATAATGCAGGCGTTGGTATAACTGGACCAATGGAAGAAACCCCTCACGAAGAAGTTTTAAAAGCCTTTGCTACCAATTTCAACGGACCCTTAAATGTAATGAACAATGTTTTGCCCGTTATGCGCGAGCAGAAAGATGGTCTTATTGTTAATATAACTTCTATTGCAGGTTATATGGGGCTGCCATTTAGAGGAATCTATTCAGCATCAAAAGGAGCATTAGAAATTGTAACCGAGAGTTACAGAATGGAGACTAAAGCTTTTGGTGTGAAGCTTACAACATTGGCGCCTGGCGATTTTGCTACTAATATTGCTTCAGGTAGATATCATACTCCTGTATATGAAAATTCAGCTTACAGAAACGCTTATAAGAATACTCTAGAAGCTATTGATGCAGATGTGGATAGTGGTGGTAATCCAGCTGATGTGGCTAAGAAGATTGCTAAAATTATAGAGACTAAAAATCCTAAACCTCATTATAAGGTGGGTTCATTTATTCAAAAATTCTCTTTAACACTCAAGAATTTATTACCAGGTCTTTGGTTTGAGAAATTGCTTGAAGGTCATAGTTCGTAA
- a CDS encoding peroxiredoxin family protein, which produces MRYSIAVLSVLMLLVGCKQNTPKVNLSEGIWLVELDVMDSQVLPFNLKVNKKDDGSYAMQIFNAEEVIDVDEIEIKGDSIIMQTPVFEGYLAGTFTENRIQGQFIKESLDRIVPFNAVYGTEDRFETKNERTDNNVTGIWETYFSPDLEEEYVGKGVFLQEDDRVTGTFRTTTGDYRYLDGILDGDSLKLSAFDGAHAFLFNAKVTDSSMNGVFYSGNHFKEPFVATRNDAFELPDPDSLTFLNEGYEKFAFSFPDVKGNMISLSDEKYQGKVVVVQLMGTWCPNCLDETKFLVDYLKENKDIEVIGLAFESAKTKEIAIKGIERLKDRIGVSYPILLAQYGTYDKQKAQEKLPMLNHVLSYPTTIFIDKKGNVRKIHTGFNGPATGEKFVEFKKDFTELMSELVSE; this is translated from the coding sequence ATGAGATATAGTATTGCAGTGCTATCCGTTTTAATGTTATTGGTTGGGTGTAAGCAGAATACACCGAAAGTAAATTTGTCTGAGGGTATTTGGCTTGTGGAGCTAGATGTAATGGACAGCCAAGTGTTACCTTTTAATTTAAAAGTCAATAAAAAGGACGATGGAAGTTATGCAATGCAAATTTTTAATGCGGAAGAAGTTATAGATGTAGATGAAATTGAAATTAAAGGTGATTCTATAATTATGCAGACCCCTGTTTTCGAAGGTTATTTGGCGGGTACTTTTACCGAAAATAGAATACAAGGTCAGTTTATTAAAGAAAGTTTAGATAGAATAGTGCCATTCAATGCTGTATATGGCACTGAAGATAGATTTGAAACTAAAAATGAGCGTACTGATAATAATGTAACTGGTATTTGGGAAACCTATTTTAGTCCAGATTTAGAAGAAGAATACGTAGGTAAGGGTGTTTTCTTGCAAGAAGATGATAGGGTTACAGGTACTTTTAGAACAACAACAGGAGATTATAGATATTTAGATGGCATACTCGATGGAGATTCTTTAAAATTATCTGCTTTTGATGGAGCTCATGCTTTCCTATTTAATGCAAAAGTTACCGATTCTAGTATGAATGGTGTTTTTTATTCTGGTAATCATTTTAAAGAACCTTTTGTTGCTACTAGAAATGATGCTTTCGAACTGCCAGACCCAGATTCTTTAACTTTTTTAAACGAAGGTTATGAAAAATTTGCCTTTTCTTTTCCAGATGTAAAAGGAAATATGATTTCTTTAAGCGATGAAAAATATCAAGGTAAAGTGGTCGTTGTTCAGTTAATGGGTACATGGTGTCCAAATTGTTTAGATGAAACTAAATTTTTGGTAGATTATCTAAAAGAAAATAAAGACATAGAAGTAATAGGTTTAGCTTTTGAATCGGCGAAAACTAAAGAAATAGCAATAAAAGGTATTGAACGACTAAAAGATAGAATAGGGGTGAGCTATCCTATTTTATTAGCGCAGTATGGTACTTATGATAAGCAAAAAGCACAAGAAAAATTACCGATGCTTAACCATGTGTTATCGTACCCGACCACCATATTTATTGATAAAAAGGGAAATGTTCGAAAAATACACACAGGATTTAACGGTCCTGCTACAGGTGAGAAATTTGTTGAATTCAAAAAGGATTTTACTGAATTGATGTCCGAATTGGTCAGTGAGTAA
- a CDS encoding fasciclin domain-containing protein — MKKWTSLMSLCTLFLGVQTYAQDNAIDFNFENLISTIQSEKSIIERTATFENHSSLLNALRVTNLDKVLDYTGEFTVFAPSNLAFEKLSKATIDKLFDPENKKALKAMLSYHIIADKLSASSILKAMCRGNGIAKFTTIQGEKITATMKGIDIVLTDKSGNSAIITTADSNQSNGIIHEVDTVLVPEKML, encoded by the coding sequence ATGAAAAAATGGACATCCCTCATGTCCCTGTGTACCCTATTTTTAGGGGTTCAGACCTATGCACAGGACAATGCGATTGATTTTAATTTTGAAAATCTAATATCAACTATTCAATCGGAAAAGTCTATTATAGAACGCACGGCAACCTTCGAAAATCATTCTTCATTATTAAATGCACTTAGAGTTACAAACCTAGATAAGGTTTTGGATTATACCGGAGAATTTACTGTTTTTGCACCATCTAACCTTGCATTTGAAAAGCTATCAAAAGCTACTATCGATAAGTTGTTTGATCCAGAAAATAAGAAGGCATTAAAAGCTATGCTTTCTTACCATATAATAGCAGATAAATTATCGGCTTCTAGTATTTTAAAAGCGATGTGTAGAGGTAATGGTATTGCAAAATTTACTACCATACAAGGTGAAAAAATAACTGCAACTATGAAAGGTATAGACATTGTACTTACCGATAAATCTGGTAATAGTGCTATCATTACAACGGCAGATTCTAATCAATCTAACGGCATCATTCACGAGGTTGATACCGTTTTAGTTCCAGAAAAAATGCTTTAA
- a CDS encoding acyl-CoA thioesterase yields the protein MAFQKEIVVSHDDLDDLNHVNNVRYVQWIQDISKEHWQTVATAKMQQDVIWVVLTHHIEYKRAAVLDDPIVISTHIESSSGAKCVRIVEMKHGTTNKLLVRSSTEWCLLDSKSYRPIRIPEEIKEIFL from the coding sequence ATGGCATTTCAAAAAGAGATTGTTGTTTCGCATGACGATTTAGACGATTTAAACCATGTAAACAATGTACGTTATGTACAGTGGATACAAGACATTTCTAAAGAACACTGGCAAACAGTAGCAACTGCAAAAATGCAGCAAGATGTTATTTGGGTAGTATTAACTCATCATATAGAATATAAGCGGGCAGCAGTATTAGATGACCCAATTGTTATATCTACACACATAGAATCTAGCTCTGGTGCTAAATGTGTTAGAATTGTAGAGATGAAACACGGCACTACCAACAAATTACTGGTTAGATCAAGTACAGAATGGTGTCTTCTTGATAGTAAATCTTACAGACCAATACGAATTCCTGAAGAGATCAAAGAAATTTTCCTTTAA